In Drosophila santomea strain STO CAGO 1482 chromosome 2L, Prin_Dsan_1.1, whole genome shotgun sequence, a single window of DNA contains:
- the LOC120443948 gene encoding uncharacterized protein LOC120443948 isoform X6, which yields MTITRLKTLSLLVCALLALSFPGYVSGAAGNSKKGSQPVAPPEPEAVIEEVNAKQLEKLLADKDYVAVFWYARSCVTCDKVLAELEKIDDDTDSFGVDFVKINDKRLAKQYGIKNFPALTYFREKEPIIYDGDLMDEEGVLDFLTSLEAMDLPDRIEEVNAKILQKIIEDTDFVAVLFYDKDQKKSQKILAELENIDDECDQNDIAFVKIDDDKEAKEWGIDEIPSIVLFERGIPHIYEGDLMKEDELLGWLVHQKRYSEIPEVTDEMKDKLVENTEHLAVIFYDKDDKQDMRILNELENIDDELEKEGIVIVRIDNAAEAKEYGLDHLPALIYFENKIPALYEGDLMNEDEVLEWLLVQKKTATIEEVTDEILVNLINEHEYVVVFFTGPCEPGETCEHTLNALESIDDELDEAGIIFVTTEDTGIAKKYNVKTYPRLVFFRNRDPLHFTGDLDDEDEVLAWITDDETLEIPGKIEEVNVKMLDKILAENDHVVVFFYAEGDKKAQKILNELENIDDECEEKDIDFVKTSDDDIDKEYDLPGLPALAFYRHKFRTIYTGDLMKEEEILEWVIDLHESTADVIESVDRKTLQVLINDVEHLAVFFYDDECESCSDILEELENIDDDTDKHGIQFVKSNDVKLAHEIGIFAFPALVYYETGVPIMYDGNIASNQDVFNWILEQKADQSIQLINRDQLFEYIGTKDFLAVVFYKEDDPDSPRVLRHIELIDDEAAEYGIYIVKMHDKLMAKKYGFRNPPGLTYFRKGKYINYDGDIDDEEEVLDWLTSPANMEMTDHIEQVNRKMFEKIRKNSDYVAVIFYSDECKQCPRVLAEVEHIDDEADKAGIDFVKIDDKQMAKEYGVFALPAIVFFKPTSKEPVIYAGDLYEEEQILTWLITQKDPSGDVIEDLEGERLVHLIEESGSIAVYFYADGCEQCTKVLEELENIDDDCDKHGITFVKTRDFSVADGYGVHEYPALVYFEGGIPNVFEGELSEEEEVLQWLITQKTEDRIELITRQMLETMVEETQYLAVYFYKINCNICDQILEGLELIDDECDVFGIHMVKIQDPQLAKRYSIKTFPALVYFRNGNPLLFEGDLQNEQSVLEWLIDDDNRELADEIEEVNERMLDRLMAESTLLVVFFYDDDCAECEEILEELEEIDGEADMFGIDFVKIASIQAAKKYEIVNIPSLVYFRKQVPVLYDGDLHQHDKVITWLTSQDVFEIKNEIEEVNRKMLDKLLEENEFLAVFFYEHNQPDSTAALEKLENIDSETDNLDITFVKMADSRYAKKWGVTKLPAMVYFRRRFPSIYRGDLLSEDEVLEWLRKNRFRQPELNIFMYALIALAVAFVVYTAFLLQCFKPAPPPPVQHPKQS from the exons ATGACTATCACCCGCCTCAAGACTCTCTCGCTGCTCGTGTGTGCTCTGCTGGCCCTGAGTTTTCCCGGATATGTGAGTGGCGCAGCAGGCAACAGCAAGAAGGGCTCGCAGCCAGTGGCGCCTCCGGAACCGGAGGCCGTCATCGAGGAGGTCAATGCCAAGCAGCTGGAGAAGCTCCTGGCCGACAAGGATTACGTCGCCGTCTTTTGGT ATGCGCGAAGCTGCGTGACCTGTGATAAGGTCTTAGCGGAGCTCGAAAAAATCGACGATGACACCGACTCCTTTGGTGTGGACTTTGTAAAAATCAACGACAAACGACTTGCCAAGCAGTATGGCATCAAGAACTTCCCCGCCCTCACCTACTTTAG GGAGAAGGAGCCCATCATATATGATGGCGATCTTATGGACGAGGAAGGAGTGCTCGATTTCCTCACCTCCTTGGAGGCCATGGACTTGCCCGATCGCATCGAGGAGGTCAATGCCAAGATATTGCAGAAGATTATCGAGGACACCGACTTTGTAGCCGTTCTATTCT ACGACAAAGACCAGAAAAAGTCACAGAAGATCCTCGCAGAACTGGAAAACATCGACGATGAGTGCGATCAGAACGATATTGCCTTTGTCAAGATCGATGATGACAAGGAGGCAAAAGAATGGGGTATCGATGAGATACCATCGATTGTACTCTTTGAACGTGGAATTCCACACATCTACGAGGGTGATCTGATGAAAGAAGATGAGCTGCTTGGCTGGTTGGTGCACCAGAAGCGCTATTCCGAAATTCCCGAGGTCACCGATGAGATGAAGGACAAGTTGGTCGAGAACACCGAGCACTTAGCGGTTATATTCT ACGACAAGGACGATAAGCAGGATATGCGCATCCTAAACGAACTGGAGAACATCGATGATGAACTGGAGAAGGAGGGGATTGTCATCGTACGCATTGATAACGCTGCTGAAGCCAAGGAATACGGTCTCGATCATTTGCCGGCTCTTATCTACTTCGAAAACAAGATCCCGGCTCTTTATGAAGGCGATCTGATGAACGAGGATGAGGTGCTCGAGTGGCTTCTTGTCCAGAAAAAGACAGCTACTATCGAGGAGGTTACCGATGAGATCCTAGTCAATCTGATCAACGAACACGAGTATGTCGTCGTCTTCTTCACGGGTCCCTGCGAACCCGGAGAGACCTGTGAGCACACTCTCAACGCCCTGGAAAGCATCGACGATGAATTGGATGAAGCTGGCATCATTTTTGTTACCACTGAGGATACCGGAATCGCTAAGAAATACAATGTCAAGACCTATCCACGCCTGGTGTTCTTTAGAAACCGTGATCCACTCCATTTCACCGGAGATCTagacgacgaggacgaggtGTTGGCCTGGATAACTGACGACGAGACCCTTGAAATTCCCGGAAAAATTGAGGAGGTCAATGTGAAGATGTTGGATAAGATCTTGGCTGAGAACGATCACGTAGTCGTATTCTTCT ACGCTGAGGGCGATAAAAAAGCACAGAAGATCCTTAACGAGCTGGAGAACATCGATGACGAATGCGAGGAAAAAGACATTGACTTTGTAAAGACATCCGACGATGATATTGATAAGGAGTACGACCTGCCCGGTCTGCCGGCACTTGCATTTTATAGACATAAGTTTAGAACAATTTACACCG GTGACCTGATGAAGGAAGAGGAAATTCTTGAGTGGGTTATTGATTTGCACGAGTCTACAGCTGATGTCATTGAATCTGTCGATCGTAAAACCCTGCAAGTTCTGATCAACGATGTTGAGCACCTGGCTGTGTTCTTCT ATGACGATGAATGCGAATCGTGTTCTGACATCTTGGAGGAGTTGGAGAACATCGACGATGACACCGACAAACACGGAATACAATTTGTCAAGTCCAATGATGTTAAGCTGGCTCATGAAATtggcatttttgcatttccagCTTTGGTCTACTACGAGACCGGCGTCCCGATTATGTATGATG GTAACATTGCAAGCAATCAGGACGTCTTCAACTGGATTCTGGAACAGAAGGCCGACCAAAGCATTCAGCTCATTAATCGTGATCAACTTTTCGAGTATATAGGCACCAAAGACTTTTTAGCGGTTGTTTTTT ACAAAGAAGATGATCCCGACTCGCCACGAGTGCTGCGGCACATCGAACTAATAGACGACGAGGCTGCGGAATATGGCATTTACATAGTGAAGATGCACGACAAATTGATGGCCAAGAAGTACGGATTCAGGAATCCCCCGGGACTGACGTATTTCCGTAAGGGCAAGTATATCAACTACGACGGCGATATCGATGACGAGGAGGAGGTTCTTGACTGGCTAACGAGCCCGGCCAACATGGAGATGACCGATCACATCGAGCAGGTAAACCGCAAGATGTTCGAGAAGATCCGCAAGAATTCCGACTACGTAGCAGTGATATTCT ATAGCGATGAGTGCAAGCAGTGTCCTCGCGTTCTGGCCGAGGTGGAGCACATAGATGACGAAGCGGACAAGGCGGGCATCGACTTTGTCAAAATTGACGATAAGCAAATGGCCAAGGAGTACGGAGTGTTTGCCCTGCCGGCTATTGTCTTCTTCAAGCCCACATCCAAGGAGCCAGTTATATACGCCG GTGATCTTTACGAAGAAGAACAGATCCTAACTTGGCTGATCACGCAAAAGGATCCAAGTGGAGATGTTATCGAAGATCTCGAAGGCGAAAGGCTCGTTCATCTGATTGAAGAGTCTGGCTCCATCGCAGTCTATTTTT ATGCGGATGGCTGCGAGCAGTGCACCAAGGttttggaggagctggaaaACATCGATGATGATTGCGACAAACACGGCATAACGTTCGTAAAGACCAGGGACTTCTCTGTGGCCGATGGCTATGGCGTGCACGAGTACCCGGCTCTGGTGTACTTCGAAGGAGGAATCCCCAACGTATTTGAGG GCGAACTgagcgaggaggaggaggtgctTCAGTGGCTGATTACCCAGAAGACCGAAGATCGTATCGAGCTGATCACTCGCCAGATGCTGGAGACAATGGTGGAGGAGACACAGTACCTAGCCGTGTATTTCT ACAAAATCAACTGCAACATATGCGACCAGATATTAGAGGGCTTGGAACTAATCGATGACGAATGCGATGTGTTCGGCATTCATATGGTCAAGATCCAGGATCCGCAGCTGGCAAAACGTTACTCGATCAAGACTTTCCCGGCATTAGTTTATTTCAG AAATGGAAATCCATTACTATTTGAGGGGGACCTGCAAAACGAGCAATCAGTATTGGAATGGCTCATCGATGATGACAACCGCGAGTTGGCCGATGAAATAGAGGAGGTCAACGAGCGTATGCTGGATCGCCTAATGGCGGAGTCCACTTTATTggttgttttctttt ATGACGATGATTGTGCTGAGTGCGAAGAGATTTTGGAAGAGCTGGAGGAGATTGATGGCGAGGCAGACATGTTTGGCATTGACTTCGTAAAGATTGCTAGTATCCAGGCGGCCAAAAAATACGAGATTGTGAATATACCCTCCCTGGTTTACTTTAG AAAACAAGTGCCCGTCTTGTACGACGGTGACCTGCACCAACACGACAAGGTGATTACCTGGCTAACGTCACAGGATGTATTCgaaatcaaaaacgaaataGAAGAAGTAAACCGAAAGATGCTCGACAAACTACTCGAGGAAAATGAGTTCCTAGCCGTTTTCTTCT ACGAACATAATCAGCCGGACAGTACTGCAGCGCTGGAAAAACTGGAGAACATCGACAGCGAGACGGATAACCTGGACATTACCTTCGTTAAGATGGCCGACTCTCGCTATGCCAAGAAATGGGGCGTCACCAAGCTCCCGGCAATGGTCTACTTCCGCCGACGGTTTCCCAGCATATACAGGG GTGATCTGTTATCCGAGGACGAAGTGCTGGAGTGGCTACGCAAGAACCGTTTCCGTCAGCCCGAGCTGAACATCTTTATGTACGCCCTGATTGCGCTGGCGGTGGCCTTTGTGGTGTACACCGCATTCCTGCTGCAGTGCTTCAAGCCGGCGCCCCCGCCTCCTGTTCAGCACCCCAAGCAGTCGTGA
- the LOC120443948 gene encoding uncharacterized protein LOC120443948 isoform X10, with the protein MTITRLKTLSLLVCALLALSFPGYVSGAAGNSKKGSQPVAPPEPEAVIEEVNAKQLEKLLADKDYVAVFWYARSCVTCDKVLAELEKIDDDTDSFGVDFVKINDKRLAKQYGIKNFPALTYFREKEPIIYDGDLMDEEGVLDFLTSLEAMDLPDRIEEVNAKILQKIIEDTDFVAVLFCPDHETCPPRVMDKQQCRKCAKALQELENIDDEADQLGIGFVKIHDEALADEYNLGNLPALVYYRHQTPIIYEGELQREEDVLEWLVQNKSTGDEDDVIEDVTSKTLSTLISNIDNLVVLFYDHGNDDSMTVLEELEQIDDDCDKHGIQFVKIDDTKAAGDYGIDSIPAIVYFEKEIPNVYDGDLMDEEQILKWLLGQLERDEIEDVTDEMLDTMIKEGRVIAVLFYDNNDKKSQKVLEELENIDDECDALGITFVKIDNPEEAVEYGINKVPKLIYFEKGIPTIYEGNLEDEEKLLKWLTDQTSSDQIEDITDEMLDLIIEKMPHVAVLFYDKDQKKSQKILAELENIDDECDQNDIAFVKIDDDKEAKEWGIDEIPSIVLFERGIPHIYEGDLMKEDELLGWLVHQKRYSEIPEVTDEMKDKLVENTEHLAVIFYDKDDKQDMRILNELENIDDELEKEGIVIVRIDNAAEAKEYGLDHLPALIYFENKIPALYEGDLMNEDEVLEWLLVQKKTATIEEVTDEILVNLINEHEYVVVFFTGPCEPGETCEHTLNALESIDDELDEAGIIFVTTEDTGIAKKYNVKTYPRLVFFRNRDPLHFTGDLDDEDEVLAWITDDETLEIPGKIEEVNVKMLDKILAENDHVVVFFYAEGDKKAQKILNELENIDDECEEKDIDFVKTSDDDIDKEYDLPGLPALAFYRHKFRTIYTGDLMKEEEILEWVIDLHESTADVIESVDRKTLQVLINDVEHLAVFFYDDECESCSDILEELENIDDDTDKHGIQFVKSNDVKLAHEIGIFAFPALVYYETGVPIMYDGNLKNENRVLQWLVNQKNLGKRNSNKKAFNQDDECFYVGLGHDGHSAKRGNNFVPNDYKPFQCCPTKLEKSTKVPKMTAQRIGHSEGDQGKRPSGGNFQFAGQASSKSATKPAATKKQAKLSKDTKDTDDDDEDDEDKPLVKVSYANKRSGGSNKPQAGKKTVAKDNDDQSQEVEKVSKQKSSKKSGKLNVKSGYLSVGVRQQFN; encoded by the exons ATGACTATCACCCGCCTCAAGACTCTCTCGCTGCTCGTGTGTGCTCTGCTGGCCCTGAGTTTTCCCGGATATGTGAGTGGCGCAGCAGGCAACAGCAAGAAGGGCTCGCAGCCAGTGGCGCCTCCGGAACCGGAGGCCGTCATCGAGGAGGTCAATGCCAAGCAGCTGGAGAAGCTCCTGGCCGACAAGGATTACGTCGCCGTCTTTTGGT ATGCGCGAAGCTGCGTGACCTGTGATAAGGTCTTAGCGGAGCTCGAAAAAATCGACGATGACACCGACTCCTTTGGTGTGGACTTTGTAAAAATCAACGACAAACGACTTGCCAAGCAGTATGGCATCAAGAACTTCCCCGCCCTCACCTACTTTAG GGAGAAGGAGCCCATCATATATGATGGCGATCTTATGGACGAGGAAGGAGTGCTCGATTTCCTCACCTCCTTGGAGGCCATGGACTTGCCCGATCGCATCGAGGAGGTCAATGCCAAGATATTGCAGAAGATTATCGAGGACACCGACTTTGTAGCCGTTCTATTCT GTCCAGATCATGAAACATGCCCGCCCAGGGTTATGG ACAAACAGCAATGCCGCAAGTGCGCCAAGGCCTTGCAGGAGCTGGAGAATATTGACGACGAAGCTGACCAGCTGGGCATCGGGTTTGTGAAGATACACGACGAGGCATTGGCCGACGAATACAATCTAGGCAACCTGCCAGCCTTGGTCTATTACCGCCACCAGACTCCAATCATATACGAAG GTGAACTTCAGCGAGAGGAGGACGTCTTGGAATGGTTGGTGCAGAATAAGTCGACGGGCGATGAGGATGATGTGATTGAAGACGTCACTTCGAAGACTCTGTCTACGCTGATCAGCAATATCGACAACCTGGTCGTGCTATTTT ATGATCATGGAAACGACGATTCGATGACCGTGTTGGAGGAGTTGGAGCAAATCGACGACGACTGCGACAAGCATGGCATTCAGTTTGTGAAAATCGATGATACGAAGGCTGCAGGCGATTACGGAATCGATTCG ATTCCGGCCATTGTTTACTTTGAAAAAGAAATTCCGAATGTGTACGACGGCGATCTCATGGACGAGGAGCAGATTCTGAAATGGTTGTTGGGACAGTTGGAACGGGATGAGATCGAGGACGTCACCGACGAAATGCTCGATACAATGATCAAAGAAGGACGCGTCATTGCCGTGCTGTTCT ACGACAACAACGACAAGAAGTCCCAGAAAGTACTCGAGGAGCTGGAAAACATTGACGACGAGTGCGACGCATTGGGCATTACATTCGTGAAGATCGACAATCCCGAGGAGGCCGTTGAATATGGCATCAATAAAGTTCCTAAACTGATATACTTTGAAAAAGGCATTCCAACTATTTACGAGGGCAATCTGGAGGACGAGGAGAAGCTTCTAAAATGGCTAACAGACCAAACGAGTTCCGATCAAATCGAGGACATCACCGACGAAATGTTGGATTTAATTATTGAGAAAATGCCCCATGTTGCTGTTCTTTTCT ACGACAAAGACCAGAAAAAGTCACAGAAGATCCTCGCAGAACTGGAAAACATCGACGATGAGTGCGATCAGAACGATATTGCCTTTGTCAAGATCGATGATGACAAGGAGGCAAAAGAATGGGGTATCGATGAGATACCATCGATTGTACTCTTTGAACGTGGAATTCCACACATCTACGAGGGTGATCTGATGAAAGAAGATGAGCTGCTTGGCTGGTTGGTGCACCAGAAGCGCTATTCCGAAATTCCCGAGGTCACCGATGAGATGAAGGACAAGTTGGTCGAGAACACCGAGCACTTAGCGGTTATATTCT ACGACAAGGACGATAAGCAGGATATGCGCATCCTAAACGAACTGGAGAACATCGATGATGAACTGGAGAAGGAGGGGATTGTCATCGTACGCATTGATAACGCTGCTGAAGCCAAGGAATACGGTCTCGATCATTTGCCGGCTCTTATCTACTTCGAAAACAAGATCCCGGCTCTTTATGAAGGCGATCTGATGAACGAGGATGAGGTGCTCGAGTGGCTTCTTGTCCAGAAAAAGACAGCTACTATCGAGGAGGTTACCGATGAGATCCTAGTCAATCTGATCAACGAACACGAGTATGTCGTCGTCTTCTTCACGGGTCCCTGCGAACCCGGAGAGACCTGTGAGCACACTCTCAACGCCCTGGAAAGCATCGACGATGAATTGGATGAAGCTGGCATCATTTTTGTTACCACTGAGGATACCGGAATCGCTAAGAAATACAATGTCAAGACCTATCCACGCCTGGTGTTCTTTAGAAACCGTGATCCACTCCATTTCACCGGAGATCTagacgacgaggacgaggtGTTGGCCTGGATAACTGACGACGAGACCCTTGAAATTCCCGGAAAAATTGAGGAGGTCAATGTGAAGATGTTGGATAAGATCTTGGCTGAGAACGATCACGTAGTCGTATTCTTCT ACGCTGAGGGCGATAAAAAAGCACAGAAGATCCTTAACGAGCTGGAGAACATCGATGACGAATGCGAGGAAAAAGACATTGACTTTGTAAAGACATCCGACGATGATATTGATAAGGAGTACGACCTGCCCGGTCTGCCGGCACTTGCATTTTATAGACATAAGTTTAGAACAATTTACACCG GTGACCTGATGAAGGAAGAGGAAATTCTTGAGTGGGTTATTGATTTGCACGAGTCTACAGCTGATGTCATTGAATCTGTCGATCGTAAAACCCTGCAAGTTCTGATCAACGATGTTGAGCACCTGGCTGTGTTCTTCT ATGACGATGAATGCGAATCGTGTTCTGACATCTTGGAGGAGTTGGAGAACATCGACGATGACACCGACAAACACGGAATACAATTTGTCAAGTCCAATGATGTTAAGCTGGCTCATGAAATtggcatttttgcatttccagCTTTGGTCTACTACGAGACCGGCGTCCCGATTATGTATGATG GTAAtctcaaaaatgaaaatcgtGTGCTGCAGTGGTTAGTCAATCAAAAGA ACTTGGGGAAGaggaattcaaataaaaaagcatttAACCAAG ATGACGAATGTTTCTATGTTGGATTGGGCCATGACGGCCATTCAGCTAAGCGCGGCAACAATTTCGTGCCCAACGATTATAAACCATTCCAATGCTGTCCAACCAAATTGGAGAAGTCAACGAAAGTTCCTAAAATGACGGCCCAGCGAATCGGGCACAGCGAAGGCGATCAGGGCAAGCGTCCAAGCGGCGGCAACTTCCAGTTCGCCGGCCAGGCGTCCAGCAAATCGGCAACAAAGCCGGCGGCCACCAAGAAGCAGGCCAAGCTCTCCAAGGACACCAAGGACACcgatgacgacgatgaggaCGACGAGGACAAGCCCCTGGTCAAGGTTTCCTATGCCAACAAGCGCTCGGGAGGAAGCAACAAGCCGCAGGCTGGCAAGAAGACAGTAGCCAAGGATAACGACGATCAGTCTCAGGAGGTGGAGAAGGTATCTAAGCAGAAGTCGTCAAAGAAGTCCGGCAAGCTGAATGTCAAATCCG GATATCTCTCTGTGGGAGTAAGGCAACAGTTTAACTGA
- the LOC120443948 gene encoding uncharacterized protein LOC120443948 isoform X15 has translation MTITRLKTLSLLVCALLALSFPGYVSGAAGNSKKGSQPVAPPEPEAVIEEVNAKQLEKLLADKDYVAVFWYARSCVTCDKVLAELEKIDDDTDSFGVDFVKINDKRLAKQYGIKNFPALTYFREKEPIIYDGDLMDEEGVLDFLTSLEAMDLPDRIEEVNAKILQKIIEDTDFVAVLFYDKDQKKSQKILAELENIDDECDQNDIAFVKIDDDKEAKEWGIDEIPSIVLFERGIPHIYEGDLMKEDELLGWLVHQKRYSEIPEVTDEMKDKLVENTEHLAVIFYDKDDKQDMRILNELENIDDELEKEGIVIVRIDNAAEAKEYGLDHLPALIYFENKIPALYEGDLMNEDEVLEWLLVQKKTATIEEVTDEILVNLINEHEYVVVFFTGPCEPGETCEHTLNALESIDDELDEAGIIFVTTEDTGIAKKYNVKTYPRLVFFRNRDPLHFTGDLDDEDEVLAWITDDETLEIPGKIEEVNVKMLDKILAENDHVVVFFYAEGDKKAQKILNELENIDDECEEKDIDFVKTSDDDIDKEYDLPGLPALAFYRHKFRTIYTGDLMKEEEILEWVIDLHESTADVIESVDRKTLQVLINDVEHLAVFFYDDECESCSDILEELENIDDDTDKHGIQFVKSNDVKLAHEIGIFAFPALVYYETGVPIMYDGNLKNENRVLQWLVNQKNDECFYVGLGHDGHSAKRGNNFVPNDYKPFQCCPTKLEKSTKVPKMTAQRIGHSEGDQGKRPSGGNFQFAGQASSKSATKPAATKKQAKLSKDTKDTDDDDEDDEDKPLVKVSYANKRSGGSNKPQAGKKTVAKDNDDQSQEVEKVSKQKSSKKSGKLNVKSGYLSVGVRQQFN, from the exons ATGACTATCACCCGCCTCAAGACTCTCTCGCTGCTCGTGTGTGCTCTGCTGGCCCTGAGTTTTCCCGGATATGTGAGTGGCGCAGCAGGCAACAGCAAGAAGGGCTCGCAGCCAGTGGCGCCTCCGGAACCGGAGGCCGTCATCGAGGAGGTCAATGCCAAGCAGCTGGAGAAGCTCCTGGCCGACAAGGATTACGTCGCCGTCTTTTGGT ATGCGCGAAGCTGCGTGACCTGTGATAAGGTCTTAGCGGAGCTCGAAAAAATCGACGATGACACCGACTCCTTTGGTGTGGACTTTGTAAAAATCAACGACAAACGACTTGCCAAGCAGTATGGCATCAAGAACTTCCCCGCCCTCACCTACTTTAG GGAGAAGGAGCCCATCATATATGATGGCGATCTTATGGACGAGGAAGGAGTGCTCGATTTCCTCACCTCCTTGGAGGCCATGGACTTGCCCGATCGCATCGAGGAGGTCAATGCCAAGATATTGCAGAAGATTATCGAGGACACCGACTTTGTAGCCGTTCTATTCT ACGACAAAGACCAGAAAAAGTCACAGAAGATCCTCGCAGAACTGGAAAACATCGACGATGAGTGCGATCAGAACGATATTGCCTTTGTCAAGATCGATGATGACAAGGAGGCAAAAGAATGGGGTATCGATGAGATACCATCGATTGTACTCTTTGAACGTGGAATTCCACACATCTACGAGGGTGATCTGATGAAAGAAGATGAGCTGCTTGGCTGGTTGGTGCACCAGAAGCGCTATTCCGAAATTCCCGAGGTCACCGATGAGATGAAGGACAAGTTGGTCGAGAACACCGAGCACTTAGCGGTTATATTCT ACGACAAGGACGATAAGCAGGATATGCGCATCCTAAACGAACTGGAGAACATCGATGATGAACTGGAGAAGGAGGGGATTGTCATCGTACGCATTGATAACGCTGCTGAAGCCAAGGAATACGGTCTCGATCATTTGCCGGCTCTTATCTACTTCGAAAACAAGATCCCGGCTCTTTATGAAGGCGATCTGATGAACGAGGATGAGGTGCTCGAGTGGCTTCTTGTCCAGAAAAAGACAGCTACTATCGAGGAGGTTACCGATGAGATCCTAGTCAATCTGATCAACGAACACGAGTATGTCGTCGTCTTCTTCACGGGTCCCTGCGAACCCGGAGAGACCTGTGAGCACACTCTCAACGCCCTGGAAAGCATCGACGATGAATTGGATGAAGCTGGCATCATTTTTGTTACCACTGAGGATACCGGAATCGCTAAGAAATACAATGTCAAGACCTATCCACGCCTGGTGTTCTTTAGAAACCGTGATCCACTCCATTTCACCGGAGATCTagacgacgaggacgaggtGTTGGCCTGGATAACTGACGACGAGACCCTTGAAATTCCCGGAAAAATTGAGGAGGTCAATGTGAAGATGTTGGATAAGATCTTGGCTGAGAACGATCACGTAGTCGTATTCTTCT ACGCTGAGGGCGATAAAAAAGCACAGAAGATCCTTAACGAGCTGGAGAACATCGATGACGAATGCGAGGAAAAAGACATTGACTTTGTAAAGACATCCGACGATGATATTGATAAGGAGTACGACCTGCCCGGTCTGCCGGCACTTGCATTTTATAGACATAAGTTTAGAACAATTTACACCG GTGACCTGATGAAGGAAGAGGAAATTCTTGAGTGGGTTATTGATTTGCACGAGTCTACAGCTGATGTCATTGAATCTGTCGATCGTAAAACCCTGCAAGTTCTGATCAACGATGTTGAGCACCTGGCTGTGTTCTTCT ATGACGATGAATGCGAATCGTGTTCTGACATCTTGGAGGAGTTGGAGAACATCGACGATGACACCGACAAACACGGAATACAATTTGTCAAGTCCAATGATGTTAAGCTGGCTCATGAAATtggcatttttgcatttccagCTTTGGTCTACTACGAGACCGGCGTCCCGATTATGTATGATG GTAAtctcaaaaatgaaaatcgtGTGCTGCAGTGGTTAGTCAATCAAAAGA ATGACGAATGTTTCTATGTTGGATTGGGCCATGACGGCCATTCAGCTAAGCGCGGCAACAATTTCGTGCCCAACGATTATAAACCATTCCAATGCTGTCCAACCAAATTGGAGAAGTCAACGAAAGTTCCTAAAATGACGGCCCAGCGAATCGGGCACAGCGAAGGCGATCAGGGCAAGCGTCCAAGCGGCGGCAACTTCCAGTTCGCCGGCCAGGCGTCCAGCAAATCGGCAACAAAGCCGGCGGCCACCAAGAAGCAGGCCAAGCTCTCCAAGGACACCAAGGACACcgatgacgacgatgaggaCGACGAGGACAAGCCCCTGGTCAAGGTTTCCTATGCCAACAAGCGCTCGGGAGGAAGCAACAAGCCGCAGGCTGGCAAGAAGACAGTAGCCAAGGATAACGACGATCAGTCTCAGGAGGTGGAGAAGGTATCTAAGCAGAAGTCGTCAAAGAAGTCCGGCAAGCTGAATGTCAAATCCG GATATCTCTCTGTGGGAGTAAGGCAACAGTTTAACTGA